A single genomic interval of Oncorhynchus mykiss isolate Arlee chromosome 13, USDA_OmykA_1.1, whole genome shotgun sequence harbors:
- the LOC110486203 gene encoding mucin-2 isoform X1, whose protein sequence is MILFSHQLFILLWIVVTVVSFSVGVESNNTAPGTHDSPGITDTSMTPGDRSTTLLSTNTPVSTEPSSTTTDPTDPSTVLPSTDGTSLTTAAISITEEVSTTTDLTSTSDTTESKRAVGTTATETRTTSSVSTARLTSSHKTTAYTVTSSESTEKDSPSTDSDMTTTPTTTPALSRGDSLSTMEYTGRTSADVPTESNTTPDIIPTSSTTDTGTHETTAINTATTDTGTHETTVINTATTDTGTHETTVINTATTDTGTHETTVINTATTDTGTHETTVINTATTDTGTHETTVINTATTDTGTHETTVINTATTDTGTHETTAINTATTDTGTHETTVINTATTDTGTHETTVINTATTDTGTTDTGTHETTAINTATTDTGTHETTAINTATTDTGTHETTAINTATTDTGIHETTAINTATTDTGTHETTAINTATTDTGTTETGTHEITVINTGTTDTGTHETTAINTATTDTATTETGTHETTAINTATTDTGTHETTVINTATTDTGTHETTAINTTTTDTGTTETGTHETTAINTATGTHETTVINTATTDTGTHETTVINTATTDTGTHETTAINTATTDTGTHETTVINTATTDTGTHETIAINTATTDTGTTETGTHEITVINTGTTDTGTHETTAIDTATTDTGTTETGTHEITVINTATTDTGTHETTAINTTTTDTGTHETTAINTTTTDTGTHETTAINTATTDTGTHETTAINTATTDTGTHETTAINTTTTDTGTTDTGTHETTAINTATGTHETTAINTATTDTGTHETTVINTATTDTGTHETTVINTATTDTGTHETTVINTATTDTGTHETTVINTATTETGTHETTAINTATTDTGTHETTAINTATTDTGTHETTVINTATTDTGTKDSETTGSRITKSTIPPTGQTSLPVTEGSTMSSTPLSATTRGPETALPVSDGSTSSSPTATITGSPHTDKTTGTEGTTDSTTTAGTPALPPTSGSSSSPPSPGSTQTPGSSTAAPVDTSTTTPAPSPTISPTGETPGQPTSKTSESPLPPFHTSTSPTGGSTTQPESAITAATSLPPPISIVCPSSPCPYDSICLNGTCQCMSGTFLLEGRCVQAQVFSGDLHLNQTFQAEMSNRSSGIFKQTAARISEALRRALENESGYSQTDVVLLRRGSVIASVNNVFKLGSSATRTSTNAAIEKAIQACGTTCGTILQRATFNATDLCDQAPQPCDVRSTMCEYKEDGVTRCSCKAGYINSFYSNQSCTACPSGQRSEGDTCVPCTFGYAGFNCTDSALLAVVVIACVLGGVLLIMLLGLLAYCCWYRSQSVKKPSAEFSSPYPVEDFRGPWSTSQGITPIPRASTNWDSTPMEMTEGGSTHTPVDMKPHTNGAGFHILPKRGKKTGSYDLTSDSMNTFKGKNPSRYSYLVQGHENPYFKPADERRPI, encoded by the exons ATGATATTATTTTCTCATCAGCTTTTCATCCTCCTATGGATTGTTGTAACAG TGGTATCTTTTTCTGTAGGGGTAGAGTCCAACAACACGGCTCCTGGCACACATGACAGTCCTGGGATCACAGATACATCCATGACCCCAGGAGATAGATCCACCACCCTCTTATCCACAAATACCCCAGTCTCCACTGAACCCAGCTCCACCACCACAGACCCCACAGACCCCTCAACTGTCCTCCCTAGCACTGATGGCACCTCACTCACAACAGCAGCCATCTCTATAACTGAAGAGGTCTCTACTACAACAGACCTGACCTCAACTTCTGATACGACAGAGTCTAAGAGAGCAGTCGGCACCACTGCGACAGAAACAAGAACTACCTCGTCAGTCAGCACAGCAAGGTTGACTTCCTCCCACAAGACCACAGCGTACACTGTCACTTCCTCTGAGTCGACCGAAAAAGACAGTCCGTCCACAGACAGTGACATGACAACAACACCCACCACCACACCTGCCCTTAGCAGAGGTGACTCTCTGTCTACCATGGAATATACAGGCCGTACCTCAGCTGATGTCCCCACAGAGTCAAACACAACTCCAGACATTATCCCAACCAGCAGTACCACTGATACAGGTACACATGAAACAACAGCTATCAACACAGCTACCACAGATACAGGTACACATGAAACAACAGTTATCAACACAGCTACCACAGATACAGGTACACATGAAACAACAGTTATCAACACAGCTACCACAGATACAGGTACACATGAAACAACAGTTATCAACACAGCTACCACTGATACAGGTACACATGAAACAACAGTTATCAACACAGCTACCACAGATACAGGTACACATGAAACAACAGTTATCAACACAGCTACCACAGATACAGGTACACATGAAACAACAGTTATCAACACAGCTACCACTGATACAGGTACACATGAAACAACAGCTATCAACACAGCTACCACAGATACAGGTACACATGAAACAACAGTTATCAACACAGCTACCACAGATACAGGTACACATGAAACAACAGTTATCAACACAGCTACCACAGATACAGGTACCACAGATACAGGTACACATGAAACAACAGCTATCAACACAGCTACCACAGATACAGGTACACATGAAACAACAGCTATCAACACAGCTACCACAGATACAGGTACACATGAAACAACAGCTATCAACACAGCTACCACAGATACAGGTATACATGAAACAACAGCGATCAACACAGCTACCACAGATACAGGTACACATGAAACAACAGCTATCAACACAGCTACCACAGATACAGGTACCACAGAGACAGGCACACATGAAATAACAGTTATCAACACAGGTACCACAGATACAGGTACACATGAAACAACAGCTATCAACACAGCTACCACAGATACAGCTACCACAGAGACGGGTACACATGAAACAACAGCTATCAACACAGCTACCACAGATACAGGTACACATGAAACAACAGTTATCAACACAGCTACCACAGATACAGGTACACATGAAACAACAGCTATCAACACAACTACCACAGATACAGGTACCACAGAGACAGGTACACATGAAACAACAGCTATCAACACAGCTACAGGTACACATGAAACAACAGTTATCAACACAGCTACCACAGATACAGGTACACATGAAACAACAGTTATCAACACAGCTACCACAGATACAGGTACACATGAAACAACAGCTATCAACACAGCTACCACAGATACAGGTACACATGAAACAACAGTTATCAACACAGCTACGACAGATACAGGTACACATGAAACAATAGCTATCAACACAGCTACCACAGATACAGGTACCACAGAGACAGGCACACATGAAATAACAGTTATCAACACAGGTACCACAGATACAGGTACACATGAAACAACAGCTATCGACACAGCTACCACAGATACAGGTACCACAGAGACAGGCACACATGAAATAACAGTTATCAACACAGCTACCACAGATACAGGTACACATGAAACAACAGCTATCAACACAACTACCACAGATACAGGTACACATGAAACAACAGCTATCAACACAACTACCACAGATACAGGTACACATGAAACAACAGCTATCAACACAGCTACCACAGATACAGGTACACATGAAACAACAGCTATCAACACAGCTACCACAGATACAGGTACACATGAAACAACAGCTATCAACACAACTACCACAGATACAGGTACCACAGATACAGGTACACATGAAACAACAGCTATCAACACAGCTACAGGTACACATGAAACAACAGCTATCAACACAGCTACCACAGATACAGGTACACATGAAACAACAGTTATCAACACAGCTACCACAGATACAGGTACACATGAAACAACAGTTATCAACACAGCTACCACAGATACAGGTACACATGAAACAACAGTTATCAACACAGCTACCACAGATACAGGTACACATGAAACAACAGTTATCAACACAGCTACCACAGAAACAGGTACACATGAAACAACAGCTATCAACACAGCTACCACAGATACAGGTACACATGAAACAACAGCTATCAACACAGCTACCACAGATACAGGTACACATGAAACAACAGTTATCAACACAGCTACCACAGATACAGGTACCAAAGACAGTGAGACCACAGGTTCAAGGATCACAAAGTCCACCATCCCACCAACTGGTCAGACCTCTCTCCCAGTAACTGAGGGTAGTACCATGTCTTCAACACCCCTCTCCGCCACTACAAGGGGTCCTGAGACCGCTCTCCCAGTGAGCGATGGCTCCACGTCCTCATCCCCCACCGCTACCATTACAGGGAGCCCTCATACAGACAAAACCACTGGAACAGAGGGGACTACCGATTCTACAACCACAGCTGGCACTCCAGCTTTGCCCCCCACCTCCGGCTCTTCCTCCAGCCCACCCTCTCCAGGCTCAACCCAAACCCCAGGCAGCAGCACTGCTGCCCCCGTagacacctccaccaccacccctgcccccTCACCCACCATCTCACCTACAGGAG aaACCCCTGGGCAACCGACTAGCAAAACTAGTGAGAGTCCACTTCCTCCTTTCCACACCTCGACCTCCCCTACCGGTGGAAGCACCACCCAGCCAGAGTCAGCCATCACTGCTGCCACCTCCCTGCCTCCACCCATCTCCATAGTgtgtccctcctctccctgtccgtaTGATAGCATCTGCCTCAACGGCACCTGCCAGTGTATGTCTGGGACCTTCCTCTTAGAGGGCCGCTGTGTACAAG CCCAAGTCTTCTCTGGAGACCTGCATCTCAACCAGACATTTCAGGCTGAAATGAGCAACCGGTCATCAGGGATATTTAAGCAAACAGCAGCCAGGATCTCAGAAGCA CTGAGAAGAGCCTTGGAAAACGAGTCTGGATACAGCCAAACTGATGTGGTGCTGCTTCG GCGAGGCAGTGTGATCGCGTCCGTGAACAACGTGTTTAAACTAGGCTCCAGTGCCACCCGGACTTCGACCAATGCCGCTATAGAGAAAGCCATACAAGCTTGTGGGACGACCTGTGGGACCATACTGCAGAGAGCTACATTTAACG CCACTGACCTATGTGATCAGGCCCCCCAACCGTGTGATGTCCGCTCTACCATGTGCGAGTACAAAGAAGATGGAGTGACCAGATGCTCCTGTAAGGCTGGCTACATCAACAGCTTCTACTCAAACCAAAGCTGCACAG CCTGTCCCAGTGGTCAAAGGTCAGAGGGAGACACATGTGTGCC ATGCACGTTTGGCTATGCTGGATTCAACTGCACTGACT cgGCTCTGTTGGCAGTGGTGGTCATCGCCTGTGTACTGGGGGGAGTCCTCCTCATCATGCTGCTGGGCCTGCTTGCATACTGCTGCTG GTACCGGTCACAGTCAGTGAAGAAGCCTTCAGCAGAGTTCAGCAGCCCGTACCCTGTGGAGGACTTCCGGGGCCCCTGGTCCACCTCCCAGGGCATCACCCCGATCCCCCGGGCCAGCACCAACTGGGACTCAACCCCCATGGAGATGACCGAGGGGGGCAGCACACACACCCCGGTCGACATGAAGCCCCACACCAACGGAGCG GGATTCCACATCCTGCCTAAACGGGGGAAGAAG ACCGGGTCGTATGACCTGACCTCAGACAGCATGAACACGTTCAAGGGGAAGAACCCCTCTCGCTACTCCTACCTGGTGCAGGGCCACGAGAACCCTTACTTCAAACCTGCAGATGAGAGGAGACCCATATGA
- the LOC110486203 gene encoding mucin-2 isoform X31, with product MILFSHQLFILLWIVVTVVSFSVGVESNNTAPGTHDSPGITDTSMTPGDRSTTLLSTNTPVSTEPSSTTTDPTDPSTVLPSTDGTSLTTAAISITEEVSTTTDLTSTSDTTESKRAVGTTATETRTTSSVSTARLTSSHKTTAYTVTSSESTEKDSPSTDSDMTTTPTTTPALSRGDSLSTMEYTGRTSADVPTESNTTPDIIPTSSTTDTGTHETTAINTATTDTGTHETTVINTATTDTGTHETTAINTATTDTGTHETTAINTATTDTGIHETTAINTATTDTGTHETTAINTATTDTGTTETGTHEITVINTGTTDTGTHETTAINTATTDTATTETGTHETTAINTATTDTGTHETTVINTATTDTGTHETTAINTTTTDTGTTETGTHETTAINTATGTHETTVINTATTDTGTHETTVINTATTDTGTHETTAINTATTDTGTHETTVINTATTDTGTHETIAINTATTDTGTTETGTHEITVINTGTTDTGTHETTAIDTATTDTGTTETGTHEITVINTATTDTGTHETTAINTTTTDTGTHETTAINTTTTDTGTHETTAINTATTDTGTHETTAINTATTDTGTHETTAINTTTTDTGTTDTGTHETTAINTATGTHETTAINTATTDTGTHETTVINTATTDTGTHETTVINTATTDTGTHETTVINTATTDTGTHETTVINTATTETGTHETTAINTATTDTGTHETTAINTATTDTGTHETTVINTATTDTGTKDSETTGSRITKSTIPPTGQTSLPVTEGSTMSSTPLSATTRGPETALPVSDGSTSSSPTATITGSPHTDKTTGTEGTTDSTTTAGTPALPPTSGSSSSPPSPGSTQTPGSSTAAPVDTSTTTPAPSPTISPTGETPGQPTSKTSESPLPPFHTSTSPTGGSTTQPESAITAATSLPPPISIVCPSSPCPYDSICLNGTCQCMSGTFLLEGRCVQAQVFSGDLHLNQTFQAEMSNRSSGIFKQTAARISEALRRALENESGYSQTDVVLLRRGSVIASVNNVFKLGSSATRTSTNAAIEKAIQACGTTCGTILQRATFNATDLCDQAPQPCDVRSTMCEYKEDGVTRCSCKAGYINSFYSNQSCTACPSGQRSEGDTCVPCTFGYAGFNCTDSALLAVVVIACVLGGVLLIMLLGLLAYCCWYRSQSVKKPSAEFSSPYPVEDFRGPWSTSQGITPIPRASTNWDSTPMEMTEGGSTHTPVDMKPHTNGAGFHILPKRGKKTGSYDLTSDSMNTFKGKNPSRYSYLVQGHENPYFKPADERRPI from the exons ATGATATTATTTTCTCATCAGCTTTTCATCCTCCTATGGATTGTTGTAACAG TGGTATCTTTTTCTGTAGGGGTAGAGTCCAACAACACGGCTCCTGGCACACATGACAGTCCTGGGATCACAGATACATCCATGACCCCAGGAGATAGATCCACCACCCTCTTATCCACAAATACCCCAGTCTCCACTGAACCCAGCTCCACCACCACAGACCCCACAGACCCCTCAACTGTCCTCCCTAGCACTGATGGCACCTCACTCACAACAGCAGCCATCTCTATAACTGAAGAGGTCTCTACTACAACAGACCTGACCTCAACTTCTGATACGACAGAGTCTAAGAGAGCAGTCGGCACCACTGCGACAGAAACAAGAACTACCTCGTCAGTCAGCACAGCAAGGTTGACTTCCTCCCACAAGACCACAGCGTACACTGTCACTTCCTCTGAGTCGACCGAAAAAGACAGTCCGTCCACAGACAGTGACATGACAACAACACCCACCACCACACCTGCCCTTAGCAGAGGTGACTCTCTGTCTACCATGGAATATACAGGCCGTACCTCAGCTGATGTCCCCACAGAGTCAAACACAACTCCAGACATTATCCCAACCAGCAGTACCACTGATACAGGTACACATGAAACAACAGCTATCAACACAGCTACCACAGATACAGGTACACATGAAACAACAGTTATCAACACAGCTACCACAGATACAG GTACACATGAAACAACAGCTATCAACACAGCTACCACAGATACAGGTACACATGAAACAACAGCTATCAACACAGCTACCACAGATACAGGTATACATGAAACAACAGCGATCAACACAGCTACCACAGATACAGGTACACATGAAACAACAGCTATCAACACAGCTACCACAGATACAGGTACCACAGAGACAGGCACACATGAAATAACAGTTATCAACACAGGTACCACAGATACAGGTACACATGAAACAACAGCTATCAACACAGCTACCACAGATACAGCTACCACAGAGACGGGTACACATGAAACAACAGCTATCAACACAGCTACCACAGATACAGGTACACATGAAACAACAGTTATCAACACAGCTACCACAGATACAGGTACACATGAAACAACAGCTATCAACACAACTACCACAGATACAGGTACCACAGAGACAGGTACACATGAAACAACAGCTATCAACACAGCTACAGGTACACATGAAACAACAGTTATCAACACAGCTACCACAGATACAGGTACACATGAAACAACAGTTATCAACACAGCTACCACAGATACAGGTACACATGAAACAACAGCTATCAACACAGCTACCACAGATACAGGTACACATGAAACAACAGTTATCAACACAGCTACGACAGATACAGGTACACATGAAACAATAGCTATCAACACAGCTACCACAGATACAGGTACCACAGAGACAGGCACACATGAAATAACAGTTATCAACACAGGTACCACAGATACAGGTACACATGAAACAACAGCTATCGACACAGCTACCACAGATACAGGTACCACAGAGACAGGCACACATGAAATAACAGTTATCAACACAGCTACCACAGATACAGGTACACATGAAACAACAGCTATCAACACAACTACCACAGATACAGGTACACATGAAACAACAGCTATCAACACAACTACCACAGATACAGGTACACATGAAACAACAGCTATCAACACAGCTACCACAGATACAGGTACACATGAAACAACAGCTATCAACACAGCTACCACAGATACAGGTACACATGAAACAACAGCTATCAACACAACTACCACAGATACAGGTACCACAGATACAGGTACACATGAAACAACAGCTATCAACACAGCTACAGGTACACATGAAACAACAGCTATCAACACAGCTACCACAGATACAGGTACACATGAAACAACAGTTATCAACACAGCTACCACAGATACAGGTACACATGAAACAACAGTTATCAACACAGCTACCACAGATACAGGTACACATGAAACAACAGTTATCAACACAGCTACCACAGATACAGGTACACATGAAACAACAGTTATCAACACAGCTACCACAGAAACAGGTACACATGAAACAACAGCTATCAACACAGCTACCACAGATACAGGTACACATGAAACAACAGCTATCAACACAGCTACCACAGATACAGGTACACATGAAACAACAGTTATCAACACAGCTACCACAGATACAGGTACCAAAGACAGTGAGACCACAGGTTCAAGGATCACAAAGTCCACCATCCCACCAACTGGTCAGACCTCTCTCCCAGTAACTGAGGGTAGTACCATGTCTTCAACACCCCTCTCCGCCACTACAAGGGGTCCTGAGACCGCTCTCCCAGTGAGCGATGGCTCCACGTCCTCATCCCCCACCGCTACCATTACAGGGAGCCCTCATACAGACAAAACCACTGGAACAGAGGGGACTACCGATTCTACAACCACAGCTGGCACTCCAGCTTTGCCCCCCACCTCCGGCTCTTCCTCCAGCCCACCCTCTCCAGGCTCAACCCAAACCCCAGGCAGCAGCACTGCTGCCCCCGTagacacctccaccaccacccctgcccccTCACCCACCATCTCACCTACAGGAG aaACCCCTGGGCAACCGACTAGCAAAACTAGTGAGAGTCCACTTCCTCCTTTCCACACCTCGACCTCCCCTACCGGTGGAAGCACCACCCAGCCAGAGTCAGCCATCACTGCTGCCACCTCCCTGCCTCCACCCATCTCCATAGTgtgtccctcctctccctgtccgtaTGATAGCATCTGCCTCAACGGCACCTGCCAGTGTATGTCTGGGACCTTCCTCTTAGAGGGCCGCTGTGTACAAG CCCAAGTCTTCTCTGGAGACCTGCATCTCAACCAGACATTTCAGGCTGAAATGAGCAACCGGTCATCAGGGATATTTAAGCAAACAGCAGCCAGGATCTCAGAAGCA CTGAGAAGAGCCTTGGAAAACGAGTCTGGATACAGCCAAACTGATGTGGTGCTGCTTCG GCGAGGCAGTGTGATCGCGTCCGTGAACAACGTGTTTAAACTAGGCTCCAGTGCCACCCGGACTTCGACCAATGCCGCTATAGAGAAAGCCATACAAGCTTGTGGGACGACCTGTGGGACCATACTGCAGAGAGCTACATTTAACG CCACTGACCTATGTGATCAGGCCCCCCAACCGTGTGATGTCCGCTCTACCATGTGCGAGTACAAAGAAGATGGAGTGACCAGATGCTCCTGTAAGGCTGGCTACATCAACAGCTTCTACTCAAACCAAAGCTGCACAG CCTGTCCCAGTGGTCAAAGGTCAGAGGGAGACACATGTGTGCC ATGCACGTTTGGCTATGCTGGATTCAACTGCACTGACT cgGCTCTGTTGGCAGTGGTGGTCATCGCCTGTGTACTGGGGGGAGTCCTCCTCATCATGCTGCTGGGCCTGCTTGCATACTGCTGCTG GTACCGGTCACAGTCAGTGAAGAAGCCTTCAGCAGAGTTCAGCAGCCCGTACCCTGTGGAGGACTTCCGGGGCCCCTGGTCCACCTCCCAGGGCATCACCCCGATCCCCCGGGCCAGCACCAACTGGGACTCAACCCCCATGGAGATGACCGAGGGGGGCAGCACACACACCCCGGTCGACATGAAGCCCCACACCAACGGAGCG GGATTCCACATCCTGCCTAAACGGGGGAAGAAG ACCGGGTCGTATGACCTGACCTCAGACAGCATGAACACGTTCAAGGGGAAGAACCCCTCTCGCTACTCCTACCTGGTGCAGGGCCACGAGAACCCTTACTTCAAACCTGCAGATGAGAGGAGACCCATATGA